Proteins found in one Triticum aestivum cultivar Chinese Spring chromosome 4D, IWGSC CS RefSeq v2.1, whole genome shotgun sequence genomic segment:
- the LOC123100204 gene encoding uncharacterized protein encodes MSTEFFRVPKFHQELRAKRMEMQPELSLGPTWPALGFAPASEKNTKQISSSSSESDGSSRKKRKHYNTWEEPVSHPHLELHLNDPLPLDWEQCLDLQSGKMYYLNRKTLKRSWNRPKEEGVNLELNMSTTAARQVVVADDGNTGATAPTLSQAAATKRSTAGGNMIAVPCTNCHLLVMLCKSYPTCPNCKFVQSLAPAPAPATPQAAAHRMLDAAVKPLQTLSLLH; translated from the exons ATGAGCACTGAATTCTTTAGAGTGCCCAAGTTTCACCAGGAGTTGAGAGCCAAGAGGATGGAAATGCAGCCGGAGCTGTCGCTGGGGCCAACGTGGCCGGCGCTGGGCTTTGCCCCGGCCTCGGAGAAGAACACCAAGCAGATCAGCTCGTCTTCTTCCGAGTCGGACGGCAGCTCCCGGAAGAAGAGGAAGCATTACAACACCTGGGAGGAGCCCGTGTCGCACCCGCACCTGGAGCTCCATCTCAATGACCCCCTGCCCCTGGACTGGGAGCAGTGCCTCGACCTCCAA TCTGGAAAGATGTATTACCTGAACAGGAAGACTTTGAAGAGGAGCTGGAACAGGCccaaggaggagggcgtgaacctgGAGCTCAACATGTCCACAACGGCGGCGAGGCAGGTCGTCGTTGCGGACGACGGCAACACCGGCGCCACTGCTCCTACCCTCTCACAAGCAGCAGCGACAAAGAGAAGCACCGCTGGTGGCAACATGATCGCCGTGCCATGCACCAACTGTCATCTCCTGGTGATGCTGTGCAAGTCCTACCCCACCTGCCCCAACTGCAAGTTCGTGCAGTCGTTggcaccggcaccggcaccggcgACGCCACAGGCGGCAGCTCATCGCATGCTCGACGCCGCTGTGAAGCCGCTGCAGACCCTGAGCCTTCTCCACTAG